From Microcoleus sp. bin38.metabat.b11b12b14.051:
CGGACTGGAGCATCTCGCAGCACCAAGCGGGGGATGCGTTCTCCCGAGCTCAGTTCGATACTTGCCCCAGCAGGCGCGATGTTAGATACGGCGATATCTCCCAACGGCGGCGCTACAGCCCGCGGCTGGAAAGGGGCAGCTTGATTGTTCTGAGATTGTATTTCGCTGGGGAGGGGCGGGCGATCGTCCCTAGTAACAGTAACTTGGGGATTTGGCAGCAGTACCCCCGGAGTTTGTGAGGTGCGGATTTGCGGGGCCGGCCGAGGAGTTGATGGGCTCAGCGGCAGTCCCGGCGGCGGGGGTGCAGCTTGGGCTTGATTGAGCGCAGTCAAACCAGGCTGTGCAGCTTGGGTTGACTGCACTGTACCGCCCTGTCCCGCAACGCTGAGGACAATGCTTTGGCCTTGTCCGGGGACAACTTGTCCGCTGGGAACTCCGCTGGTGCCTGCCACCACAACGCGGATGCTGTTGGCCTCTACCTGAGTGATTTCTACCGAAGAAATACCGGGGGCTGGGTTGTCTTGCCGGAAGCTGCTGCCTTGGCGCAGGCGGAGCTGGGTGTTAGTAATTGTGGCTTGGTAGGTATTGCCGCTGTTGATGCCGAAAACTTGCGGGCGATCGCCCTTTTCGGTAGCTAGCACAATACTTACGCCATTATTGGCTTGACTTACCTGCACTCCTGTGACCTGAGTCGGTGCAGCCCAGACGGGCCCTTGGGCGACTAGAACTCCGGCAACACTGCACAAGAGTCCTCCACTTAACCGTAGATGCTGTTTCACATTCTCTCCTCAATTACACTTTTCTATTTGTGATTCCGCGTTTTTTGTCAGCATTTTTTACTGACTGAAATATTCCCAATTCAGATTTTTTTTGAATCAAGAAGTTATAAAGCAATTGGTACAAATTCTCATCTTAGATAGCCAGAATAACTATTATTTTTCTGACTTTCATATTTTTTTGAACTTTACCTTTTAATCTTCAATCTTCGAGCTTCCACCTGGGAACATCTTTGTTTGGCATTTGTAGAGCTCTTCAAGGAAGCTCACAAGTCGTACATACTTTTTTTTGGGAGTTTTGATGCTCCCTGACCAATGCCCAATGACCAATCACTAATCACTAATGCTCAATCACTAATGCTCAATGACTAATAACCAATGCCCAATGCCCAATGCCCAATGCCCAATGCCCAATGACCAATGCCCAATGCCCAATGCCCAATGCCCAATGCCCAATGCCCAATGCCCAATGCCCAATGACTCTTGACCAATGACTCTTGACAAAAAAAGAGATGCTCCCTTCCACCTTCTGCTGAAACAGCAACTTTAGAATGCTAGCTAATATCCGCCACAACCCTGCTACTTAGCCGGAGTTGGAGCCGGAGTTGGAGCCGGAGTTGGCAGTTTTTCTTCTTGCTTTAAGGGCAGCAGCGCGTGCAATTCAAAAGCTGTTTTAATTTTCGTTTGCGGCTGCTCCACAGGGATGATTTTCCCTTTCAGAAAATCCACTTCAATTGACTGACTTGGTGTTAGCAATTCAGATTTCAAATTCCTCACTACCAACAGCGACTGCATCAACTCCAAGTTCCGCATAAAATTGCGGGTTTGAGCGAAATTGCCTTCAAACTCTACCTTAAATTTTTTGCGCCTGAGCTTGCCAGCCAGGGAAGGGCCAAAGGACGAATCGCTGAGAATATCCGGGTCGGGTGCTCCCGGGACGGGCGCGGCTCCTTGTTGCCCGACATCCGGTTCAAATTTAGTAATTTTAGCCTTGAGGTCGTCACTTTGCACGCCGGCGTTGATTCTGTTCACCAGTTGGTTCATGTCAAGCAGCAGCGTGGTAGCGCTGGCGTCGCTGGCAAACATTGCCGTCACGTTGGCCCGGCGCTGTTTAGCTTCTTCTTGCTTGGCTTCTGCTTCTGCCTTTTTCGTAATTTGAGCTTGCAATTGCACTTGCGTTTGCTTGCTTTCGGTAATTTTTTGCTTGATTTCGCTGCCTTTTTGAAATTCTGGCAGTACGAACTGGTAGCCGAGGTACCCTGCAACTCCCAGGCCGAGAACTGCGATACCTATGGCTTGGACTTGGGGTGTCAGCTTAATGCCAAATATTTCCTGAGTCCCTGCCTCTTCTGCTTGTCCCCCGCCGGGAATAAACTGATTTGATGCTGTCATGGTTTTTTCACATCTCCTTTTGCTGGTAGCACTCCTTTTTCTTGAAGTGTTTCTATGCGTATGGCCAACCCGTCTGCTTGCTTGCTCCGCAGTTCCGGGAGCAGCTCCGAGGCCCCTGTCGGGCTGAGTGTTGTTTCAATTTTATATTCCACTACCGGCCGCAGTTTGGGAAGTTCTGCTGCTGCTGTGGAATTTTGGTTGCGGACTTGCAATTGTGCGGGGTTGTTTTTTAGTGTCGCCGCTACCAGTTTGGTATCGGTGTTGAGGAAGAAAGGAGAGCGCTGGACTAACAGCATAAAGTCGTTAACTTGAGCAAAGGTACTGGCGATGCCGGAAATTTGTACTTTTGCGGTTTGGGGCGCCGCGACAGGGGGGGGAGCAGCGACTGGGGTAGGGCTGGCTGGGGAGGGACTCGCCCCGGGAGACGGACTCGCCCCGGGGGACGCGGCGGGAGTTGCAGCAGGCGGAGGGGGTGCTGCTGCAACAGGGGAGGGACTGGGGTCGATTTGCTCGATTTTGGCAATTTGGACTCCGGCGGGAGTGCGGGCACTCACGTCTTGCAGCATCGCTGACCAAGGTTTAATTTGGTCGAATACTCCGGCTAATGCTTGGTATTCGGCAGTAATTTTGTTGGTTTCGGCGTCTATCGCTTTGATGGCGTTGGCTTGAGTGTTTAACTTTGCCAGTTCTTGGTCGATTTTTGCTTGTTCTTGGACTAAGCCACTATTTTCGTTTGTCGCCCACCACCAAGCACCCATGACGGCGGCGTTGAGGCCGAAGGCAAACAGCAGCGCTCCGATTAGGGGGAGTTGGTCTTTGGCGCCGCCGGAACTTCTTTTAGGTGAGCTTTTGGCGGCCGCGGGTTTGTAGTCGGGACGGTCGTTGAGAAAATTAATATCTAGGCTGTACATGGCTTCACTCGATTTTATAGCAGAAGGCAGAAGCAAGAAGGCATCACAGGCGGAGTTCGAGGTAAAAAGAAGGATTCAAGAAGGCGCAATTGACTGCATTGTTTCAGCAATGCGAGAACATCCCAACCATCTTGGCTGTTGCTATAGATTTTAATTGGAAATTTTAGATTTTAGACAGAGCACCAGATGACGGGCACAAGTGAAGGATTTATTTAGGGAAGAAAGAAACAATTTTCGACCTTCAACTCAAGGAAGTGACTGCTTATACCTCGGTTTTTTTACCAGAAAGAATTGGTTTTAAATCCTCTCCGTTTTAGGGAGAAATTAAAAGCAGACTATTCACTTCTCAAATCCTCTTCCTGACCGGGAGAGGTAGCTGTCAACTGTCAACTGTCAACTGTCAACTGTCAACTGTCAACTGTCAACTGTCAACTGTCAACTGTCAAAGCTGTCAAAGCTGTCAACTGTCAACTGTCAACTGTCAACTGTCAACTGTCAAAGCTGTCAACTGTCAACTGTCAACTGTCAACTGTCAAAGCTGTCAACTGTCAACCCAAAGAGCTGTCATAGGTTACAGCACCTCCCTCAGTCCTAAACCTAGGGCGACTCCTAAACCTGCTCGCTGTTCTGGGGTAATTTCTTGGGTGATTTCGAGTCCGAGGGTGTCGATGGGATCGACTTGTGATGCGGGCAAACTTAATCTTTGCATAAAAAATTCGTCGAGTTTGCCGATCGCAGCTCCTGGGCCTGCTAGCAGCAGTTGCGCTACTTCGAGTTCTTCGCTCTGGTTGAGGTAAAAGTCTACTGAGCGGCGCAGTTCGTCTGCTAGTTCTCCCAATACTTTAATCATGGCATTTGTGCCGGGATTGGTGTCTCCGGAGGCGCCCATGGTATCTGTAACTGGCAGGGTCATGCCTTGCAGTTCGCTGGTGTCTCTGGTAGGCGGCAGATTCATGGCTTGGTTGAGGGCGGTCTGGATTTGGTAAGTGCCGATCGGGATGGTACGGTTGAACTGAGGTATGCCGTCCACTACTATAGCTAACTCGGTACTGTCAAATTCTATATCGGTGAGGACTGCTGCTTCTTGGGAGGAGAATTGTTGCAGTTGGTCTTTGAGAGTGCGGATGAGGGCAAAGCTGGTTACTTCTAGCACATCTATATCCAATCCGGCTTCTCTGAAGGTTTCGATGTAGGTATCGGTAACTTCTCTACGAGTTGCAACTAATACCACTTGTACTTTTTCTACGCCGTCGTCATCTACAAATAAGCCTATTTTTTGATAGTCTACGTCGGCGTCTTCTCTAGGAAACGGCAAATAAAGTCCTGCTTCTGCATTCATGTAATCCCGCAGCTCTTCTTCGTTGAGTTCTGCTGGAACAGGAATCAGGCGGATCACGGCTTCGCGGCCGGGAATGGCTGTGGCTACTCGCTTGGCTTTGATTTTGTTTTCAGCCAGGAGGGCGCGTATTAGTTCTGCCATTCCGGGGGGATCGACTATTTGTCCTTCTTGTACCATGTCTTCTGGTACTTCTATGGAGGCGAGGAGGCCTAATTTTAATGCCTGAGCTTTCTTTTCGAGCTGGATGATGTTGATGCGGTCTGAGGCTATTTCGATCCCGATTCCAGGCTGGCGTGGGGAAAGTAGACCTTTGAAAAAATTAACCATAGGATTGGGTCGTCTGTAATTGCTATTTTTTTATTTTGTAATTGGCCAGCTCTATCCAGCCCGCCGGATGTTGGGAGATTGGTTTCCCACCGCCCTCTATCGGTCTGTAATCTCGGTATTCCTCCGTAACGGAGCTGTCTGTGTTCCGCGATCGCCAGTTCCGATTTTATGCTATCCAATTTACTTGACAATAGCTATTCTGCGGCGAATGTCAACAAATTTAAGCTCGATCGACCAAAAACCGATTGATTCTGCAACCAAACCGACTCTCTCTCCCGGGCCCGCACACAAAACTCTGGCGCTTGAACCCAGGAGGGCTTTCAGAGGGCGATGCTTGTTTTCTCCTTAGCTAACCATGAATCTCAAATTAAATTCTATGAAACGTAAATCTTGGCAACTGTTCGCTGTGTTTGGGCTGGTAGGGCTGATGCTAGCTGCGGTGGTGAGTTGCAGCAAGCCGGCGGTGAATTCCCAGACCAAGAATGCCAATGAAATCGAGTTCTGGACTATGCAGCTTCAACCACAGTTTACTGATTATTTCAACAAGACGATCGCTGGTTTTGAAGCCGAAAATCCCGGGGTGAAGGTGCGCTGGGTAGACGTGCCTTGGTCGGCGATGGAAAGCAAGATTTTGGGGGCTGTATCGGCGAAAACTGCGCCGGATGTGGTGAACCTGAATCCCGATTTTGCTTCGCTGTTAGCGGGGCGCAATGCTTGGCTGGATTTAGACTCTCGGATTTCGCAGCAAGTGCGATCGAGCTATCTCCCAAATATCTGGAAAGCTAGCGTACTCGATGGTAAGACTTTTGGCATTCCTTGGTATCTGACAACTCCGGTAACTATTTACAATACAGAGTTGTTTAAAAAAGCTGGAATTGCCAAGCCTCCCGCTACCTATACGGAGTTGGCGGCTGTGGCGAAACAGGTAAAAGATAAAACTGGTAAGTTTGCTTTTTTTGCGACTTTTGTACCGGAAGATTCGGCGGAAGTTTTGCAATCTTTCGTGCAGATGGGCGTGCCTTTGGTGGACGCTCAAGGTAAGGCTGCTTTTAATACTGATAAAGGTAAGGCGGTTTTTCAGTATTGGGTTGATTTGTACAAGGGCGGACTTTTGCCACAGGATGTTTTGGTGCAGGGACACCGCAGGGCGATCGAGCTTTATCAAGCTGGGGAAACTGCTTTGTTGGGTTCTGGGCCTCAGTTTTTGAAGGCGATCGCTGAAAATGCTCCGAGTGTTGGTGCTGCTTCAACTGCTGCGCCTCAAATTACCGGGGAAAGCGGCAAGAAGACTGTGGCGGTGATGAATTTAGTTGTACCTCGCGACAGCAAGCGCCCTGATGATGCTGTCAAGTTTGCTTTGTACGTAACTAATTCTCAAAATCAGTTGGCTTTTGCCAAGGCTGCTAATGTTTTGCCTTCTACGGTTGAGACTTTGCAGGACTCTTATTTTAAGAGCGTTGCGGCTGATGCTGCTCCGAGCGATCGCGCTCGAATTATCAGTGCTTCTGGCTTGGAAAAAGCCGAGTTGTTGATTCCGCCTCTTAAGGATGTTAAGAAGTTGCAGAAGGCAATTTATGACAATTTGCAAGCGGCAATGTTGGGGGAAAAACCTGTCGAACAAGCGGTGACTGATGCGGCGACTGCTTGGAATCAAAGATAGTTTTTGATTGAAGCTGGGGCGGATTTTTTTTTCGTCTGCCCCTTGCTTTTTTCTGCGATTTGACATATCATTAAATAATGGGAATCTGTGTCGCCATATATATAAGTATCAGTATTAAAAATATTATCCTAGGTTCGTAGTGAGGACTTCAGTCCTTCTTAATGCGGACTAAAGTCCTCACTACAAACCTGTGAGGACTTCAGTCCTTCTTAATGCGGACTAAAGTCCTCACTACAAACCTGTGAGGACTTCAGTCCTTCTTAATGCGGACTAAAGTCCTCACTACAAACCTGTGAGGACTTCAGTCCTTCTTAATGCGGACTAAAGTCCTCACTACAAACCTGTGCGGAGGACTTTAGTCCTTCTTAATGCGGACTAAAGTCCTCACTACGAACCTGTGCGATCGCTCCCGCATATGAGTTATACTTAAAACAAGTAGTGCGATTCGTTAGCCGAAACTGAGTTTCAATACTTAGGGGATGGCTAGGATGACTATAGAGTCATAATAACTGGATACACATCTGGGTGCGGGTCATCCCAAGTCTCAGTCCGCAAGTGCAGCGGTAAAAGCATATCCCCTATCTTGATAGGTAGCAACTAACAAGATAAAGCGGGGATAAAAGGCAGACTACTGGTAGCCGAAACTGGTAACTGTTGAGCAAGAGTTCATGTGTAGTAAACAAAGATGTGTCTGAACCATCGTTATCTTAAGATGGTCTAACGGCTAAATCAGGATAAAACCGTTGAAAAACACGGTAAAAACTGGTTAAGACCAAGCCAAAAGGCAAGGCTAGGGCGTAGGCGATTTGCTTATCGACCTATAAGCACCGCCCATAAACCCGGTGGATAGCATCACACTAAAAACTCAATCAATGTGTATTTGGAACGAAGTAACTTTCATATATTTCTGGGAATCAATTACCCAGTAAGTAGCTAACGAACAATATATGGAAGAGGGATTGTATCAGAAGCCAATGCTCTGTTGTAATGACAGAGATATGCAGACAGATACATGGTAACTTCAAGGATAGAAACTTGAGTAGCAATGAATAAGTCTAAAACGCGGGACAACCCGACGGTGGAATGGAATCAAATCAATTGGCGAAAAGCCGAAAGATTGACATTTAAGTTGCAAAAACGTATCTATCTTTCAAGTGAGCGTGGCGATGTTAAAGCAGTTCGTAAGCTTCAGAAGACCTTGATTAATTCATGGTCTAATAAGGTCTTATCGGTACGACGGGTCACGCAAGATAATACTGGCAAACGTACAGCAGGTGTGGATGGTATTAAACTACTAACCCCGAAGCAGCGAGTCAAGCTAGTAAGTCAACTCAAGGTAACTGGAAAATCAAAACCGACACGTCGTGTAATGATACCAAAACCAGGAACTAATGAGTCAAGACCATTAGGCATACCCACTATGTACGATCGAGCCTTACAAGCTGTTGTAAAAGCAGCACTTGAACCAGAATGGGAAGCTCTTTTTGAGCCAAACTCCTATGGTTTTAGACCAGGTAGGTCGTGTCACGATGCAATCGGAGCTATTTTCAACAGTATCAGATACAAAGCCAAATATGTGCTAGACGCTGATATTGCCAGATGCTTTGACCGCATTAATCACAAAGCATTACTTGACAAAATCAATACCTATCCGCGACTGAGAAATCAAATTAAGTCGTGGCTTAAAAGTGGGGTATTAGACCAAGGTGAAATCTTCCCGACCATAGAAGGTACGCCACAAGGCGGAGTTATTTCTCCACTTTTGGCTAACATAGCCTTACACGGCATGGAAGAAAGGGTTAAGCAGTATGCGGAAACTTTGAAGAATAAAATCAGCAAAAGCAGCAACCGTGACGCAATAAGCCTTATTAGATACGCCGATGATTTTGTGATTATTCACAAAGACATTGAAGTAATAATAGCCTGTCAGAAGATAATAGCTGAATGGTTAAGTGATATGGGCTTAGAATTAAAGCCAAGTAAAACAAAATTAACCCACACCCTCAACGAATACAATGGGAATGTTGGGTTTGAGTTTTTAGGATTCCACGTACAACAACATAAGGTAGGTAACTACCGAAGTGCTAAAAATACCAAAGGAATACCACTTGGCTTTAGTACAATAATCACCCCATCAAAACTAAAAGTCAAAGCTCATCTTGGGAAAATTGAAAAAGTAATAGACACGCATAATACCGCCCCTCAAGCTGCTTTAATTAGTCGGCTGAATCCAATAATTTGGGGATGGTCAAACTATTACTCCACAGTAGTAAGTAAGAAAATCTTCAGCAAAATTGATGACCTTACCTACGACAAATTACGAGCCTGGGCTAAAAGACGGGGAAAAGGTAGCATCAATAAAAACAAATACTGGCGAACAGTAGGTGACAGAAATTGGTGCTTCAGCACAGAAGAAGGTTTAGAATTAGCACAACACCAAGCAACGCCAATAAAAAGGCACGTCAAGGTAAAGGGCAATTCAACACCTTATGACGGTAACTGGATTTATTGGAGTTCTAGACGTGGAGAATACCCGGAAACACCAACAAGAGTGGCAACACTGCTTAAGACACAAAAAGGTAAATGTACCCACTGTGGTCTGTACTTTACACCGGAGGACACTGTAGAAGTTGACCATATCCTACCCCGCTCATTAGGCGGTAAGGATGAGTATAAAAACCTTCAACTTCTACATAAGCACTGTCACGACACAAAAACGGAAAACGACGGTTCCCTAATCAGGAACTATGATATCAATCCGTTTTGAGTTGTATCCTTAAAAAGGATGAAGATATCAAGGAGCGGAATGAAGCGAAAGTTTCACGTTCCGTTCTGAAGGAGAGGTAGGGGTAGAAATGCCCCTATCGACTCTACCATACTCCGACGCTACCGCAGGAGGCAACGGGTGCAAATTAAAAACAGCAATCCAATGGGAAAAGTTTTTGCCACTCTGACAATCATTAATCGAGCCGACCAAATTCGGGCAGAAGATGGGACGATTTCACCAGAAGAAATTCGGTCGATCGTTCTTAAAAATGTATTGGTGGATACAGGATCCACTACCTTGTGTCTGCCAAAAAATGCGATCGCCAAACTCGGCCTAAAACTCCTCAAAGAAGTAGATGTAGCAACCGCAATGGGTATTGGCAAAGCCCGAATTTTCCAAGATGCTAAAATATCAATGTTTGACAGAGAAGGCACTTTCGAGTGCTTAGAGTTACCGGGAGGAGATGATGCGCTTTTGGGTGTGATACCTTTAGAATCATTGGGATTGGAAATAGACTTGCAAAATCAAATCTTAAAACCTTTACCCATCAGTCCCACTGAAACTTATTTGACGATTTTGTAGCTATCACCATAATTTTTGAGGCGGTTGCGCGTAGATAAATGCGAGTGAGTTTATCCCGTACAAAATCGCCTTTCCCACAACTCCTATTTTTCGTAGCTGTGCGCCCGATATTTTAAATTTAGTTTAATTTATGCTCGATCAGAATATATGAGCTATGATTAAAATATTATAATATTTGACTTATCTAAAAATCAAACCTTAGTTGAGAATAGGAGCAAGTTTTATGACAACAATGACAGTCAAAGATTTAAATCAAGTTCAAACTGCTTTTACCGAAGCGGGTTTAGATTACAAAATTGAACTAGAAGACGGGATAATTTCAGTTATGGGCCCATCAGATATCGTATCCAGTGAAATCGGCAGTATTTTAATTCGCTTACTCGGTAATTGGGTTTATCCCCGCCGCTTGGGGAGAGTGTTCGATTCCGCCGGCGGTTTCATTATGCCGAATACAAATGTCAAAGCGCCGGATGTTTCCTTTGTGCGCGCCGCCCGCTTGCGCCAAAGTCCGCGCTATTTTGGTGAACTTGTCCCGGATTTGGTGGTTGAAATTAAGTCTCAGAGCGATCGCATTAAGGCTATAGAAACCAAAGTTTTGAAGTTTATAGAGCTGGGTGCGATAGTAGGGATTCTGATCGATCCTGACGAAGAGACAGTGGCAATTTATCGATCGACTGGTGAACCAACTATTTTAGCAAATGGCGATATCTTGACAGTCGCAGAACTTTTTCCCGGTTGGGAATTACCCGTTTCTGAATTGTGGCCTCCGATTTTTACTGAGGAAGAAACACAAGGCTGATGCGTTTAAGCTTGGGATTGTTGTTGTTGCAGAAAATACCCGATTAGATAAAGTGAACCGCAGAGGATGGTGAGGTTTTCGTCGGTAACAACGGTATCTAAGGCTGTTGCTAAGTCTGGGAAGGCTTGACAAATAGCTAATTCGGGGCAGATATTTTCAGCAATGGCTGCTAATTCTGTGGGGGATGCGGAGTTTTGATCGGGTACGGGTACTAGGTACAGCCGATCGCCCTTTTTGAGTAATGCTTGTAAAATATCATCGCAGTCTTTCGTCGCCAGAATGCCGATGACCCAGTTAATCGGTGACGGGGAAGTGGTAAGGTTATCTATGTATTCGCGCAGGGCGATCGCAGCAGCGGGGTTGTGCGCGCCGTCAATCAGGATATTGCGGTTGTTCCAAGTTGTGCGCTGAAGTCTTCCGGGCCATTGGGTTTGAGCGATACCGTTGGTGATGGCGGTTGGGGAGATTTGCCAGCCTAGGTTTTGGAGGGTGTGGATAGTTGCAAGTGCGATCGCCGAATTCATTAATTGAACTTGTCCCAGCAATGGCAATTTATACTTTATTTTAACCGCAGATGAACCAGAATTAACGCTGATTTCTGGATTGGGATGATATTCTGCAAATCTGTCTCCTAAATCCATCGCTGGCTTTACCCAAACTGCCGGACACTCTAATTTTTTTATCCGTCTTTCTACTACTAATCTAGCAGATTCTGGCAACTCCCCAACAACAACCGGACACTTTGATTTAATAATTCCCGCTTTTTCCCCAGCAATATCAGCAACAGTCGGGCCGAGGATTTGCCAGTGTTCGAGACTGATAGAAGTAATGACACTGACGAGGGGAGTTTCGCAAACATTAGTCGCATCTAATCTACCGCCCAATCCGGTTTCTATGACTCCAATATCTGCTTTTTGTTGAGCGAAATACAGCCAAGCTGCGGCGGTGATGATTTCAAATTGAGTCGGAGTTTCGGTATTACCTTCAGCAGCGCTAACAACTTGTTCGAGACACTGCTGTAATTGAGTTGTATAAATCGGTTTTTGGTTGATACAAATTCTTTCTGTCCAATCGATCAAGTGCGGGGATGTGTAGCGCCCGACTCGATAGCCTGCTTCTGTGAGTACGGATGAGAGATAAGCGCAAACGGAACCTTTGCCATTTGTGCCGGCGACGTGGATAATGGGTACTTGTTTGTGGGGGTTGTCTAGTTTTGCGAGGAGTTGGTGAATTCTTTCGAGGCCGAGGTGGACTCCGAAGTGTTGGTAAGATTGCAGGATGGAGTTTGCATTCATTGAGGATTATAAAGTGTTATATTTGTTTTTGAATTGATTTTTTACCGCAGAGGGCGCAGAGGGCGCAGAGTGAGAGAATAAAGAGAA
This genomic window contains:
- a CDS encoding sugar ABC transporter substrate-binding protein translates to MKRKSWQLFAVFGLVGLMLAAVVSCSKPAVNSQTKNANEIEFWTMQLQPQFTDYFNKTIAGFEAENPGVKVRWVDVPWSAMESKILGAVSAKTAPDVVNLNPDFASLLAGRNAWLDLDSRISQQVRSSYLPNIWKASVLDGKTFGIPWYLTTPVTIYNTELFKKAGIAKPPATYTELAAVAKQVKDKTGKFAFFATFVPEDSAEVLQSFVQMGVPLVDAQGKAAFNTDKGKAVFQYWVDLYKGGLLPQDVLVQGHRRAIELYQAGETALLGSGPQFLKAIAENAPSVGAASTAAPQITGESGKKTVAVMNLVVPRDSKRPDDAVKFALYVTNSQNQLAFAKAANVLPSTVETLQDSYFKSVAADAAPSDRARIISASGLEKAELLIPPLKDVKKLQKAIYDNLQAAMLGEKPVEQAVTDAATAWNQR
- the pilM gene encoding type IV pilus assembly protein PilM, which encodes MVNFFKGLLSPRQPGIGIEIASDRINIIQLEKKAQALKLGLLASIEVPEDMVQEGQIVDPPGMAELIRALLAENKIKAKRVATAIPGREAVIRLIPVPAELNEEELRDYMNAEAGLYLPFPREDADVDYQKIGLFVDDDGVEKVQVVLVATRREVTDTYIETFREAGLDIDVLEVTSFALIRTLKDQLQQFSSQEAAVLTDIEFDSTELAIVVDGIPQFNRTIPIGTYQIQTALNQAMNLPPTRDTSELQGMTLPVTDTMGASGDTNPGTNAMIKVLGELADELRRSVDFYLNQSEELEVAQLLLAGPGAAIGKLDEFFMQRLSLPASQVDPIDTLGLEITQEITPEQRAGLGVALGLGLREVL
- a CDS encoding Uma2 family endonuclease, yielding MTTMTVKDLNQVQTAFTEAGLDYKIELEDGIISVMGPSDIVSSEIGSILIRLLGNWVYPRRLGRVFDSAGGFIMPNTNVKAPDVSFVRAARLRQSPRYFGELVPDLVVEIKSQSDRIKAIETKVLKFIELGAIVGILIDPDEETVAIYRSTGEPTILANGDILTVAELFPGWELPVSELWPPIFTEEETQG
- a CDS encoding aspartyl protease family protein, whose protein sequence is MGKVFATLTIINRADQIRAEDGTISPEEIRSIVLKNVLVDTGSTTLCLPKNAIAKLGLKLLKEVDVATAMGIGKARIFQDAKISMFDREGTFECLELPGGDDALLGVIPLESLGLEIDLQNQILKPLPISPTETYLTIL
- a CDS encoding PilN domain-containing protein, which produces MYSLDINFLNDRPDYKPAAAKSSPKRSSGGAKDQLPLIGALLFAFGLNAAVMGAWWWATNENSGLVQEQAKIDQELAKLNTQANAIKAIDAETNKITAEYQALAGVFDQIKPWSAMLQDVSARTPAGVQIAKIEQIDPSPSPVAAAPPPPAATPAASPGASPSPGASPSPASPTPVAAPPPVAAPQTAKVQISGIASTFAQVNDFMLLVQRSPFFLNTDTKLVAATLKNNPAQLQVRNQNSTAAAELPKLRPVVEYKIETTLSPTGASELLPELRSKQADGLAIRIETLQEKGVLPAKGDVKKP
- the ltrA gene encoding group II intron reverse transcriptase/maturase; translation: MNKSKTRDNPTVEWNQINWRKAERLTFKLQKRIYLSSERGDVKAVRKLQKTLINSWSNKVLSVRRVTQDNTGKRTAGVDGIKLLTPKQRVKLVSQLKVTGKSKPTRRVMIPKPGTNESRPLGIPTMYDRALQAVVKAALEPEWEALFEPNSYGFRPGRSCHDAIGAIFNSIRYKAKYVLDADIARCFDRINHKALLDKINTYPRLRNQIKSWLKSGVLDQGEIFPTIEGTPQGGVISPLLANIALHGMEERVKQYAETLKNKISKSSNRDAISLIRYADDFVIIHKDIEVIIACQKIIAEWLSDMGLELKPSKTKLTHTLNEYNGNVGFEFLGFHVQQHKVGNYRSAKNTKGIPLGFSTIITPSKLKVKAHLGKIEKVIDTHNTAPQAALISRLNPIIWGWSNYYSTVVSKKIFSKIDDLTYDKLRAWAKRRGKGSINKNKYWRTVGDRNWCFSTEEGLELAQHQATPIKRHVKVKGNSTPYDGNWIYWSSRRGEYPETPTRVATLLKTQKGKCTHCGLYFTPEDTVEVDHILPRSLGGKDEYKNLQLLHKHCHDTKTENDGSLIRNYDINPF
- a CDS encoding pilus assembly protein PilO, which encodes MTASNQFIPGGGQAEEAGTQEIFGIKLTPQVQAIGIAVLGLGVAGYLGYQFVLPEFQKGSEIKQKITESKQTQVQLQAQITKKAEAEAKQEEAKQRRANVTAMFASDASATTLLLDMNQLVNRINAGVQSDDLKAKITKFEPDVGQQGAAPVPGAPDPDILSDSSFGPSLAGKLRRKKFKVEFEGNFAQTRNFMRNLELMQSLLVVRNLKSELLTPSQSIEVDFLKGKIIPVEQPQTKIKTAFELHALLPLKQEEKLPTPAPTPAPTPAK
- a CDS encoding folylpolyglutamate synthase/dihydrofolate synthase family protein, whose amino-acid sequence is MNANSILQSYQHFGVHLGLERIHQLLAKLDNPHKQVPIIHVAGTNGKGSVCAYLSSVLTEAGYRVGRYTSPHLIDWTERICINQKPIYTTQLQQCLEQVVSAAEGNTETPTQFEIITAAAWLYFAQQKADIGVIETGLGGRLDATNVCETPLVSVITSISLEHWQILGPTVADIAGEKAGIIKSKCPVVVGELPESARLVVERRIKKLECPAVWVKPAMDLGDRFAEYHPNPEISVNSGSSAVKIKYKLPLLGQVQLMNSAIALATIHTLQNLGWQISPTAITNGIAQTQWPGRLQRTTWNNRNILIDGAHNPAAAIALREYIDNLTTSPSPINWVIGILATKDCDDILQALLKKGDRLYLVPVPDQNSASPTELAAIAENICPELAICQAFPDLATALDTVVTDENLTILCGSLYLIGYFLQQQQSQA